A region of Culicoides brevitarsis isolate CSIRO-B50_1 chromosome 1, AGI_CSIRO_Cbre_v1, whole genome shotgun sequence DNA encodes the following proteins:
- the LOC134838186 gene encoding N-terminal Xaa-Pro-Lys N-methyltransferase 1 → MSEENVEKSAILGDDTTQEPKRPLSNASLEFFEILDDVKQLAQQTNGEASSCSDEQYYNNAKKYWNKINADDDGMLGGFASISYCDTQGSSQFLQSIFRSKPSPARTYALDCGAGIGRVSKNLLINFFEKVDLVEQDERFCEQARETLEKTGNLGEIFNKGLQEFDPEEGKYDVIWCQWVLSHLKDDHLVQFYQRCIRGLRKNGMIIIKENVTSSNKVEFDANDFSVTRPLAKMKEIIKESGLRIVREQKQHNFPKGLYPVYILALRPVVK, encoded by the exons ATGAGCGaagaaaatgtcgaaaaatcaGCAATTTTGGGCGATGACACGACACAAGAACCAAAACGACCTCTTTCTAATGCAAGTTTGGAGTTTTTCGAGATATTAGATGACGTGAAGCAACTTGCACAACAGACGAATGGCGAAGCGTCGTCGTGCAGCGATGAACAATATTACAACAACgcgaaaaaatattggaataaaataa ATGCTGATGACGATGGCATGCTCGGAGGTTTCGCCAGCATCTCGTATTGTGATACTCAAGGATCTTCCCAATTTTTACAAAGCATTTTTCGGAGCAAACCATCGCCTGCGCGAACATATGCTTTGGATTGCGGCGCCGGAATTGGACGAGTTAGCAAGAATCTCCTcataaatttcttcgaaaaagtCGATTTAGTTGAGCAGGACGAGAGATTTTGTGAACAAGCACGCGAAACGCTTGAAAAAACGGGAAATTTGggagaaattttcaacaaaggcCTTCAAGAATTTGACCCTGAGGAGGGAAAATATGACGTAATTTGGTGTCAATGGGTTTTGTCGCATCTCAAAGACGATCATTTGGTGCAATTTTATCAACGTTGCATCCGGGGTTTGAGGAAAAATGGCATGATTATCATCAAAGAGAACGTCACGTCGTCAAACAAAGTCGAGTTCGATGCAAATGATTTCTCCGTCACGCGTCCCTTGGctaaaatgaaggaaattatTAAGGAAAGCGGGTTGCGAATTGTCAGGGAACAAAAGCAGCACAACTTTCCCAAAGGCCTGTATCCAGTTTACATTTTAGCTTTAAGACCGGTTGTgaaataa
- the LOC134838344 gene encoding HMG box-containing protein 4, producing the protein MEPNSGAKDTVTGVSRSGRICKKSTKLQDFQSPEEIDVKPRKLSPNKNTARLLDFPSPSHTSQHESESFGGEESSEESPLPEDDWNSNAGGSRKVPHRSLYMQEKSSKRQKLLKDGTIVMSKAQRKDKGKPRFTAYMLWAKETRQQLMDTNPDMDFASASKRLGEMWANVPGSHKHQWKRKAKRLQTKIKKNANKTAAAQQQANKIAASKAMSASTARRAAKRIESEEQLKVQKSQLPPGKKITGLSLSPAEKPPKMPNYQPLDIAAHLKLLGESLETIGERLKEHEGQITVSGSLSVLLDSLLCSLGPLMCLTTQVPELKLERLGPTFSNTLDNIAYVMPGL; encoded by the exons atggAGCCCAATTCGGGtgcaaaag ATACCGTAACGGGCGTTTCTCGAAGCGGTAGAATCTGCAAAAAGTCAACAAAGCTTCAAGACTTTCAATCTCCCGAAGAAATTGACGTTAAACCTCGAAAATTGTCTCCCAACAAAAACACTGCTCGTTTATTGGATTTTCCATCGCCATCGCACACGAGCCAACATGAATCCGAATCATTTGGCGGCGAAGAGTCATCCGAAGAAAGCCCGTTGCCCGAAGACGATTGGAATTCAAACGCGGGCGGAAGTCGAAAAGTCCCGCATCGCAGTTTGTACATGCAAGAAAAATCCTCGAAACGTCAAAAACTCTTGAAAGACGGAACAATTGTCATGAGCAAGGCACAACGAAAGGACAAAGGCAAACCCCGATTTACGGCGTACATGCTGTGGGCGAAGGAAACGCGACAGCAACTCATGGATACAAATCCCGACATGGATTTCGCCTCGGCTTCGAAGCGATTGGGCGAAATGTGGGCAAATGTTCCGGGAAGTCACAAACATCAATGGAAACGCAAGGCGAAGAGACTTCAGacgaaaatcaagaaaaatgcaaataaaacagCAGCTGCTCAACAACAAGCGAATAAAATTGCAGCTTCGAAGGCAATGTCAGCAAGTACCGCGAGACGCGCCGCAAAACGCATCGAATCCGAAGAACAACtcaaagtacaaaaaagtcAGTTGCCTCCGGGGAAGAAAATTACCGGATTGTCTCTGTCGCCGGCGGAAAAACCTCCGAAAATGCCGAATTATCAACCTTTGGATATCGCGGCGCATCTCAAGTTGCTCGGAGAAAGTTTAGAAACGATTGGCGAGCGATTAAAAGAGCACGAAGGACAAATCACGGTATCAGGAAGTCTTTCAGTGCTATTAGATAGCTTACTTTGTTCTCTCGGACCATTAATGTGCTTGACGACGCAAGTTCCTGAACTGAAATTGGAGAGATTGGGTCCAACATTTTCCAATACACTCGATAATATTGCATATGTAATGCCCggattgtaa